From Pelmatolapia mariae isolate MD_Pm_ZW linkage group LG1, Pm_UMD_F_2, whole genome shotgun sequence, one genomic window encodes:
- the kif13ba gene encoding kinesin-like protein KIF13B isoform X1: MGEPSLDDSNVKVAVRVRPMNRREKELNTKCVVEMVKNQTILHPAGGNLGKGDSRSQSKVFAYDYCFWSMDETDKEKFAGQEVVFQCLGESLLHNAFQGYNACIFAYGQTGSGKSYTMMGSVDQPGLIPRLCSALFERTQKEQREEESFTVEVSYMEIYNEKVRDLLDPKGGRQTLRVREHKVLGPYVDGLSRLAVASYKDIESLMSEGNKSRTVAATNMNEESSRSHAVFNIILTHTLKDLKSGTSGEKVSRLSLVDLAGSERAAKTGAAGERLKEGSNINKSLTTLGLVISALAEQGTAKNKTKFVPYRDSVLTWLLKDCLGGNSRTAMVATVSPAADNYEETLSTLRYADRAKNIVNHAVVNEDPNARIIRELREEVEKLRVQLTQAESLKAPELKDRLEESEKLIQEMTVTWEEKLRKTEEIAQERQKQLESLGISLQSSGIKVGDDKSFLVNLNADPALNELLVYYLKEHTKVGSADSQDIQLCGMGIQAEHCVIDITAEAAVILAPYRNARTCVNGSPVTSALQLHHGDRILWGNNHFFRINLPKRRSRAADDEEGEGGVMKNSGSSEQLDADGDTASEVSSEVSFSYEFAQTEVMMKALGSNDPMQAVLQSLERQHEEEKRSALERQRQMYEQELQQLRKKLNPERLSTGQSGGPTIGQQGPGQQSHYRSMERLSIGGMSHSSSAQSRLRQWSEDREAVLVRSLRRLREQIVRANLLVQEACFIADELERHTEYRVTLQIPSDNLNANRKRDAVLSEPAIQVRRRGRGKQIWSLEKMENRLVDMRELYQEWQDYHLNHPDDQVMRSYFRRADPFFDEQENHSLIGVANVFLSCLFYDVKLQYAVPIINQKGEVAGRLHVEVVRVGGGLEDNMAGGDEPDNNQDTEVQDRKLVCMIKILQATGLPQYLSNFVFCQYSFWDQPEPIIVAPEVDTSSSSPSNKDPHCMVVFDSCKELAVSVTEEFIEHLTEGAVAIEVYGHRQADAGRNPALWDLSIIQAKTRTLRDRWSEVTRKLELWIQILEINENGDFVPVEVVPARDVWTGGIFQLRQGQSRRIQVDVRSVQDSGTMPLIAEIVLAVSVGCVEIRNTTANQEADEMDSYQERDLERLRRQWLAALTKRQEYLDQHLQSLVIKAEKTEDDMEREAQLLEWRLTLTEERNAVMVPSAGSGIPGAPAEWVPLPGMETHIPVLFLNLKPDDLSSQDQFEVPEAGGWDAILNGEDEDDFFDLQIVRHYDGEVKAEASWDSTVHECPQLSRGGSYPEQRVYLTVRVVVQLSHPADMQLVLRKRICVNVNPGRQGFAHNFLRRMSTRSTVPGCGVTFEVVSNIPGDAPGSEDREMLARLAASAHNSQSGDDEAAIEKYLRSVLSLENILTLDRLRQEVAVKEQLTSRGKSNRRSISSPSVNRLSGSRQDLSTTCLLDDKGRWESQQDIFMPSQFPRTLPRPASSPSTYSTSPSSSPTPFGTPPPQNQEPEQGRSGLAASYLSVKALVPQMPKLLKSLFPVRDEKKELRPSPQNQQQHVPRIVTSSGGDDNKGKTETTAILRPPAKDRRAELPEVSPLPVHDPHDTTPLSPLSQSSSGYFSASVSTATLCDVLQPSSSSSSLLAAETTLPTNPQQQGADRNDIVTSPSQFGAKVSVVASPASHNSANHNSITSDISSEQKLINSRGSEGFERLEIFVDDDERGREDVLPDWLTEGAYVTVGNNKAGTVRYIGVTQFAEGVWVGVELDTPVGKNDGSVGGQRYFHCKPGYGVLVRPNRLSSRERTHRQTGEFTPSAHVPILRGEAIVARRGENRKSWSS; this comes from the exons GAGTCAGTCCAAG gTTTTTGCCTACGATTATTGTTTCTGGTCCATGGATGAGACGGATAAGGAAAAATTTGCAG GTCAGGAGGTGGTGTTCCAGTGCCTTGGGGAAAGTCTTCTCCACAATGCCTTCCAGGGCTACAATGCCTGTATATTTGCCTATGGACAAACTG GCTCGGGAAAGTCGTACACTATGATGGGCTCAGTGGATCAGCCAGGGCTGATACCTCGACTGTGCAGTGCTTTGTTTGAACGGACACAGAAGGAACAGCGGGAGGAGGAGAGTTTCACTGTTGAGGTCTCCTACATGGAGATCTACAATGAGAAGGTCCGAGATCTGCTCGATCCCAAAGG GGGTAGGCAAACACTGCGGGTGAGAGAACATAAAGTTTTGGGTCCATACGTGGATGGCCTGTCTCGACTAGCGGTGGCCAGCTACAAG GACATTGAGTCTCTAATGTCAGAGGGCAATAAGTCACGCACTGTCGCTGCTACCAACATGAATGAGGAGAGCAGTCGATCGCATGCGGTCTTCAACAttattctcacacacacactcaaagatTTAAAGTCTGGG ACGAGTGGGGAAAAGGTGAGTCGGCTGAGCCTAGTAGACTTGGCTGGAAGTGAGCGAGCAGCAAAGACTGGAGCAGCAGGAGAGCGCCTGAAAGAAGGAAGCAACATCAACAA GTCCCTCACTACTCTGGGTCTAGTGATCTCAGCTCTGGCTGAACAAGGAACTGCCAAGAACAAGACCAAGTTTGTTCCTTACAGAGACTCTGTTTTGACATGGTTACTGAAG GACTGCCTGGGAGGTAACAGTCGGACAGCAATGGTTGCTACTGTGAGTCCAGCGGCAGACAACTACGAGGAGACGCTGTCAACACTACGGTATGCCGACCGAGCGAAGAACATAGTTAACCATGCTGTTGTTAATGAAGATCCCAACGCTCGCATCATCAGGGAGCTCCGAGAGGAAGTCGAAAAACTACGAGTACAACTGACACAGGCAGAG TCTTTGAAAGCTCCAGAGCTGAAAGACCGTCTGGAGGAGTCCGAAAAGTTGATTCAAGAGATGACGGTCACATGGGAGGAGAAGCTTCGCAAAACTGAGGAGATTGCACAG gagcgTCAGAAGCAGTTGGAGAGTCTGGGTATTTCTCTTCAGTCTTCAGGGATTAAAGTTGGAGACGATAAGAGTTTTCTTGTCAACCTTAATGCTGATCCTGCACTCAATGAACTACTTGTGTACTACCTGAAG GAACACACAAAAGTGGGCTCAGCAGACTCCCAGGACATTCAGCTGTGCGGGATGGGTATCCAGGCAGAGCACTGTGtcattgacatcacagcagaggcagcTGTGATTCTCGCCCCCTACCGCAACGCTAG gacatGTGTTAATGGCTCTCCAGTAACCAGTGCTCTGCAACTCCACCATGGGGACCGAATCCTCTGGGGAAACAACCACTTCTTTAG GATCAATCTGCCTAAGCGGCGCTCTCGGGCTGCTGATGATGAAGAGGGTGAAGGTGGCGTGATGAAGAACAGTGGTAGCAGTGAGCAGCTGGATGCAGATGGTGATACAGCCAGTGAAGTGTCCAGTGAAGTCAGCTTCTCGTATGAGTTTGCCCAGACAGAGGTCATGATGAAAGCCCTGGGCAGCAATG ACCCCATGCAGGCAGTCCTCCAGTCTCTGGAGAGGCAGCACGAAGAGGAGAAGCGGTCTGCTTTGGAGCGACAGAGGCAGATGTACGAGCAGGAACTCCAGCAGTTGCGTAAGAAGCTCAACCCAGAACGCCTGTCCACAGGTCAGTCTGGAGGGCCAACAATTGGGCAGCAAGGTCCAGGACAGCAATCTCACTATCGCAGCATGGAGAGGCTCAGTATAGGAGGGATGAGCCATTCAAGCAGTGCTCAGAGCAGACTGAGGCAGTGGAGTGAGGACAG GGAGGCTGTGTTGGTGAGGAGTCTTCGGAGGTTGAGGGAGCAGATAGTCAGGGCGAACCTCCTGGTACAAGAAGCCTGTTTCATTGCAGATGAGCTGGAACGGCACACAGAGTACCGAGTCACTCTGCAGATCCCATCAGACAACCTTAATGCAAACCGCAAG AGGGATGCAGTTCTGAGTGAACCAGCGATCCAGGTTCGAAGACGGGGTCGGGGCAAACAGATCTGGAGTTtggagaagatggagaaccgTCTGGTTGACATGAGAGAGCTGTACCAGGAATGGCAGGACTACCACTTAAATCATCCAGACGACCAG GTAATGCGTTCATATTTCCGCCGAGCGGACCCGTTTTTTGACGAGCAAGAAAACCACAGTCTGATCGGCGTCGCCAACGTCTTCCTTTCCTGTCTTTTCTATGACGTCAAACTGCAGTACGCTGTTCCCATCATCAACCAGAAAGGAGAG GTTGCAGGTCGCCTGCATGTGGAGGTGGTAAGAGTTGGAGGGGGCTTAGAGGATAACATGGCTGGAGGAGATGAACCTGACAACAACCAAGACACTGAAGTTCAGGATCGCAAACTGGTCTGCATG ATTAAAATCCTGCAGGCTACTGGTCTTCCTCAGTACCTGTCCAACTTCGTCTTCTGTCAGTATTCTTTCTGGGACCAGCCTGAGCCTATCATCGTGGCACCTGAAGTTGACACGTCATCCTCATCACCCAGCAACAAGGACCCACACTGCATGGTGGTGTTTGACAGCTGCAAG GAGCTGGCTGTGTCCGTAACTGAGGAATTTATCGAGCACCTTACAGAAGGGGCAGTTGCCATTGAGGTGTACGGACACAGACAGGCTGATGCTGGAAGAAACCCCGCACTGTGGGACCTCAGCATCATCCAAGCTAAGACACGCACATTACGAGACAG ATGGAGTGAGGTAACACGTAAGCTTGAGCTGTGGATTCAAATCCTGGAGATAAACGAGAATGGAGACTTTGTTCCAGTGGAAGTGGTACCTGCCAGAGATGTGTGGACCGGAGGAATCTTCCAGCTTCGGCAG GGTCAGTCGAGAAGAATCCAGGTGGACGTACGCTCAGTTCAGGATTCTGGCACTATGCCCCTGATCGCAGAGATTGTGCTCGCTGTATCAGTGGGCTGTGTGGAGATCAGAAACACCACAGCAAACCAGGAAGCAGATGAGATGGACAGTTATCAG GAAAGAGACCTGGAACGGTTACGGCGGCAGTGGTTAGCTGCTCTCACCAAGAGACAGGAATACCTTGATCAGCACCTACAGAGCCTGGTTATCAAAGCAG aaaaaacagaagatgacATGGAGAGGGAGGCGCAGCTCCTTGAATGGCGTTTGACTCTAACTGAGGAGAGAAATGCTGTAATGGTGCCCTCTGCTGGCAGCGGCATTCCTGGAGCACCTGCTGAATG GGTTCCTCTGCCTGGCATGGAGACTCATATCCCGGTCCTCTTCCTCAATCTCAAAC CTGATGACCTCAGCTCTCAAGACCAGTTTGAAGTTCCAGAGGCTGGAGGTTGGGATGCTATCTTGAATGGAGAGGATGAGGATGACTTTTTTGATCTACAGATTGTCAGACACTACGATGGAGAG GTTAAAGCAGAGGCATCATGGGACTCCACTGTCCATGAGTGTCCTCAGCTCAGTCGAGGGGGATCATATCCTGAGCAGCGTGTCTATCTGACCGTACGGGTGGTGGTCCAGCTCAGTCACCCTGCTGACATGCAGCTGGTGCTGAGAAAAAGGATCTGCGTCAATGTTAACCCGGGCCGCCAGGGATTTGCCCACAACTTCCTCAGAAGGATGTCAACCCGCAGCACCGTACCTGGCTGTGGGGTCACCTTTGAGGTGGTTTCCAACATCCCTGGG GATGCTCCTGGTTCAGAGGACAGGGAGATGCTGGCCCGACTCGCTGCAAGCGCACACAACAGCCAGTCCGGTGATGACGAGGCTGCCATTGAGAAATACCTCCGGAGTGTCCTGAGTCTGGAGAACATTCTGACACTGGATAGACTCAGACAG GAAGTGGCCGTGAAGGAGCAGTTGACTAGCAGAGGGAAGAGTAACAGACGGAGCATAAGCTCTCCTTCTGTTAACAGG CTGTCTGGAAGTAGACAAGACCTGTCCACAACCTGCCTGCTGGATGATAAG GGTCGATGGGAGAGTCAGCAGGATATCTTCATGCCCTCTCAGTTTCCTCGCACCCTGCCCCGCCCAGCCTCCTCCCCTTCCACCTACTCCACCTCCCCGTCTTCATCACCTACTCCCTTCGGCACTCCTCCTCCACAGAACCAGGAACCAGAGCAAG GTCGTTCAGGACTTGCTGCCTCTTATCTTTCAGTTAAGGCGCTGGTTCCCCAGATGCCCAAACTGCTCAAGTCTCTGTTTCCAGTGCGAGATGAGAAGAAGGAGCTGAGACCTTCGCCGCAAAACCAGCAG CAGCACGTGCCTCGTATAGTGACCTCATCAGGAGGGGACGACAACAAAGGCAAGACCGAGACG ACTGCTATTCTACGGCCCCCAGCCAAAGACAGACGGGCAGAGCTCCCAGAAGTCTCTCCTCTTCCTGTGCATGACCCGCATGACACCACTCCTCTCAGCCCCCTCAGCCAGTCGTCAAGCGGCTACTTCTCTGCTAGTGTTTCTACAGCTACCCTGTGTGACGTTCTCCaaccctcctcctcatcctcctccctcCTGGCTGCCGAGACCACGTTACCCACAAACCCCCAGCAGCAGGGCGCTGACAGGAACGATATTGTGACCTCTCCTTCTCAGTTTGGTGCCAAGGTGTCAGTCGTCGCTTCACCTGCTTCCCACAACTCAGCCAATCACAATAGCATCACATCCGACATCTCCTCTGAACAGAAGCTGATAAACTCCAGAGGAAGTGAAGGCTTTGAGAGACTAGAGATCTTTGTGGATGATGATGAGCGAGGTCGTGAAGACGTGCTGCCTGATTGGCTGACAGAAGGAGCATATGTTACAGTAGGGAACAATAAGGCGGGGACGGTGCGCTACATTGGGGTGACACAGTTTGCTGAAGGAGTTTGGGTGGGGGTGGAGCTGGACACTCCTGTAG GTAAGAACGACGGCTCCGTCGGAGGTCAGCGGTATTTCCACTGTAAGCCGGGTTACGGGGTGCTGGTCCGCCCAAACCGGCTGTCCTCCCGCGAGCGGACCCATCGGCAGACAGGGGAGTTTACCCCTTCTGCCCACGTCCCCATCCTGCGAGGAGAAGCCATTGTTGCACGCCGAGGGGAGAATCGCAAATCCTGGAGCAGCTGA
- the kif13ba gene encoding kinesin-like protein KIF13B isoform X2 yields MGEPSLDDSNVKVAVRVRPMNRREKELNTKCVVEMVKNQTILHPAGGNLGKGDSRSQSKVFAYDYCFWSMDETDKEKFAGQEVVFQCLGESLLHNAFQGYNACIFAYGQTGSGKSYTMMGSVDQPGLIPRLCSALFERTQKEQREEESFTVEVSYMEIYNEKVRDLLDPKGGRQTLRVREHKVLGPYVDGLSRLAVASYKDIESLMSEGNKSRTVAATNMNEESSRSHAVFNIILTHTLKDLKSGTSGEKVSRLSLVDLAGSERAAKTGAAGERLKEGSNINKSLTTLGLVISALAEQGTAKNKTKFVPYRDSVLTWLLKDCLGGNSRTAMVATVSPAADNYEETLSTLRYADRAKNIVNHAVVNEDPNARIIRELREEVEKLRVQLTQAESLKAPELKDRLEESEKLIQEMTVTWEEKLRKTEEIAQERQKQLESLGISLQSSGIKVGDDKSFLVNLNADPALNELLVYYLKEHTKVGSADSQDIQLCGMGIQAEHCVIDITAEAAVILAPYRNARTCVNGSPVTSALQLHHGDRILWGNNHFFRINLPKRRSRAADDEEGEGGVMKNSGSSEQLDADGDTASEVSSEVSFSYEFAQTEVMMKALGSNDPMQAVLQSLERQHEEEKRSALERQRQMYEQELQQLRKKLNPERLSTGQSGGPTIGQQGPGQQSHYRSMERLSIGGMSHSSSAQSRLRQWSEDREAVLVRSLRRLREQIVRANLLVQEACFIADELERHTEYRVTLQIPSDNLNANRKRDAVLSEPAIQVRRRGRGKQIWSLEKMENRLVDMRELYQEWQDYHLNHPDDQVMRSYFRRADPFFDEQENHSLIGVANVFLSCLFYDVKLQYAVPIINQKGEVAGRLHVEVVRVGGGLEDNMAGGDEPDNNQDTEVQDRKLVCMIKILQATGLPQYLSNFVFCQYSFWDQPEPIIVAPEVDTSSSSPSNKDPHCMVVFDSCKELAVSVTEEFIEHLTEGAVAIEVYGHRQADAGRNPALWDLSIIQAKTRTLRDRWSEVTRKLELWIQILEINENGDFVPVEVVPARDVWTGGIFQLRQGQSRRIQVDVRSVQDSGTMPLIAEIVLAVSVGCVEIRNTTANQEADEMDSYQERDLERLRRQWLAALTKRQEYLDQHLQSLVIKAEKTEDDMEREAQLLEWRLTLTEERNAVMVPSAGSGIPGAPAEWVPLPGMETHIPVLFLNLKPDDLSSQDQFEVPEAGGWDAILNGEDEDDFFDLQIVRHYDGEVKAEASWDSTVHECPQLSRGGSYPEQRVYLTVRVVVQLSHPADMQLVLRKRICVNVNPGRQGFAHNFLRRMSTRSTVPGCGVTFEVVSNIPGDAPGSEDREMLARLAASAHNSQSGDDEAAIEKYLRSVLSLENILTLDRLRQEVAVKEQLTSRGKSNRRSISSPSVNRLSGSRQDLSTTCLLDDKGRWESQQDIFMPSQFPRTLPRPASSPSTYSTSPSSSPTPFGTPPPQNQEPEQGRSGLAASYLSVKALVPQMPKLLKSLFPVRDEKKELRPSPQNQQHVPRIVTSSGGDDNKGKTETTAILRPPAKDRRAELPEVSPLPVHDPHDTTPLSPLSQSSSGYFSASVSTATLCDVLQPSSSSSSLLAAETTLPTNPQQQGADRNDIVTSPSQFGAKVSVVASPASHNSANHNSITSDISSEQKLINSRGSEGFERLEIFVDDDERGREDVLPDWLTEGAYVTVGNNKAGTVRYIGVTQFAEGVWVGVELDTPVGKNDGSVGGQRYFHCKPGYGVLVRPNRLSSRERTHRQTGEFTPSAHVPILRGEAIVARRGENRKSWSS; encoded by the exons GAGTCAGTCCAAG gTTTTTGCCTACGATTATTGTTTCTGGTCCATGGATGAGACGGATAAGGAAAAATTTGCAG GTCAGGAGGTGGTGTTCCAGTGCCTTGGGGAAAGTCTTCTCCACAATGCCTTCCAGGGCTACAATGCCTGTATATTTGCCTATGGACAAACTG GCTCGGGAAAGTCGTACACTATGATGGGCTCAGTGGATCAGCCAGGGCTGATACCTCGACTGTGCAGTGCTTTGTTTGAACGGACACAGAAGGAACAGCGGGAGGAGGAGAGTTTCACTGTTGAGGTCTCCTACATGGAGATCTACAATGAGAAGGTCCGAGATCTGCTCGATCCCAAAGG GGGTAGGCAAACACTGCGGGTGAGAGAACATAAAGTTTTGGGTCCATACGTGGATGGCCTGTCTCGACTAGCGGTGGCCAGCTACAAG GACATTGAGTCTCTAATGTCAGAGGGCAATAAGTCACGCACTGTCGCTGCTACCAACATGAATGAGGAGAGCAGTCGATCGCATGCGGTCTTCAACAttattctcacacacacactcaaagatTTAAAGTCTGGG ACGAGTGGGGAAAAGGTGAGTCGGCTGAGCCTAGTAGACTTGGCTGGAAGTGAGCGAGCAGCAAAGACTGGAGCAGCAGGAGAGCGCCTGAAAGAAGGAAGCAACATCAACAA GTCCCTCACTACTCTGGGTCTAGTGATCTCAGCTCTGGCTGAACAAGGAACTGCCAAGAACAAGACCAAGTTTGTTCCTTACAGAGACTCTGTTTTGACATGGTTACTGAAG GACTGCCTGGGAGGTAACAGTCGGACAGCAATGGTTGCTACTGTGAGTCCAGCGGCAGACAACTACGAGGAGACGCTGTCAACACTACGGTATGCCGACCGAGCGAAGAACATAGTTAACCATGCTGTTGTTAATGAAGATCCCAACGCTCGCATCATCAGGGAGCTCCGAGAGGAAGTCGAAAAACTACGAGTACAACTGACACAGGCAGAG TCTTTGAAAGCTCCAGAGCTGAAAGACCGTCTGGAGGAGTCCGAAAAGTTGATTCAAGAGATGACGGTCACATGGGAGGAGAAGCTTCGCAAAACTGAGGAGATTGCACAG gagcgTCAGAAGCAGTTGGAGAGTCTGGGTATTTCTCTTCAGTCTTCAGGGATTAAAGTTGGAGACGATAAGAGTTTTCTTGTCAACCTTAATGCTGATCCTGCACTCAATGAACTACTTGTGTACTACCTGAAG GAACACACAAAAGTGGGCTCAGCAGACTCCCAGGACATTCAGCTGTGCGGGATGGGTATCCAGGCAGAGCACTGTGtcattgacatcacagcagaggcagcTGTGATTCTCGCCCCCTACCGCAACGCTAG gacatGTGTTAATGGCTCTCCAGTAACCAGTGCTCTGCAACTCCACCATGGGGACCGAATCCTCTGGGGAAACAACCACTTCTTTAG GATCAATCTGCCTAAGCGGCGCTCTCGGGCTGCTGATGATGAAGAGGGTGAAGGTGGCGTGATGAAGAACAGTGGTAGCAGTGAGCAGCTGGATGCAGATGGTGATACAGCCAGTGAAGTGTCCAGTGAAGTCAGCTTCTCGTATGAGTTTGCCCAGACAGAGGTCATGATGAAAGCCCTGGGCAGCAATG ACCCCATGCAGGCAGTCCTCCAGTCTCTGGAGAGGCAGCACGAAGAGGAGAAGCGGTCTGCTTTGGAGCGACAGAGGCAGATGTACGAGCAGGAACTCCAGCAGTTGCGTAAGAAGCTCAACCCAGAACGCCTGTCCACAGGTCAGTCTGGAGGGCCAACAATTGGGCAGCAAGGTCCAGGACAGCAATCTCACTATCGCAGCATGGAGAGGCTCAGTATAGGAGGGATGAGCCATTCAAGCAGTGCTCAGAGCAGACTGAGGCAGTGGAGTGAGGACAG GGAGGCTGTGTTGGTGAGGAGTCTTCGGAGGTTGAGGGAGCAGATAGTCAGGGCGAACCTCCTGGTACAAGAAGCCTGTTTCATTGCAGATGAGCTGGAACGGCACACAGAGTACCGAGTCACTCTGCAGATCCCATCAGACAACCTTAATGCAAACCGCAAG AGGGATGCAGTTCTGAGTGAACCAGCGATCCAGGTTCGAAGACGGGGTCGGGGCAAACAGATCTGGAGTTtggagaagatggagaaccgTCTGGTTGACATGAGAGAGCTGTACCAGGAATGGCAGGACTACCACTTAAATCATCCAGACGACCAG GTAATGCGTTCATATTTCCGCCGAGCGGACCCGTTTTTTGACGAGCAAGAAAACCACAGTCTGATCGGCGTCGCCAACGTCTTCCTTTCCTGTCTTTTCTATGACGTCAAACTGCAGTACGCTGTTCCCATCATCAACCAGAAAGGAGAG GTTGCAGGTCGCCTGCATGTGGAGGTGGTAAGAGTTGGAGGGGGCTTAGAGGATAACATGGCTGGAGGAGATGAACCTGACAACAACCAAGACACTGAAGTTCAGGATCGCAAACTGGTCTGCATG ATTAAAATCCTGCAGGCTACTGGTCTTCCTCAGTACCTGTCCAACTTCGTCTTCTGTCAGTATTCTTTCTGGGACCAGCCTGAGCCTATCATCGTGGCACCTGAAGTTGACACGTCATCCTCATCACCCAGCAACAAGGACCCACACTGCATGGTGGTGTTTGACAGCTGCAAG GAGCTGGCTGTGTCCGTAACTGAGGAATTTATCGAGCACCTTACAGAAGGGGCAGTTGCCATTGAGGTGTACGGACACAGACAGGCTGATGCTGGAAGAAACCCCGCACTGTGGGACCTCAGCATCATCCAAGCTAAGACACGCACATTACGAGACAG ATGGAGTGAGGTAACACGTAAGCTTGAGCTGTGGATTCAAATCCTGGAGATAAACGAGAATGGAGACTTTGTTCCAGTGGAAGTGGTACCTGCCAGAGATGTGTGGACCGGAGGAATCTTCCAGCTTCGGCAG GGTCAGTCGAGAAGAATCCAGGTGGACGTACGCTCAGTTCAGGATTCTGGCACTATGCCCCTGATCGCAGAGATTGTGCTCGCTGTATCAGTGGGCTGTGTGGAGATCAGAAACACCACAGCAAACCAGGAAGCAGATGAGATGGACAGTTATCAG GAAAGAGACCTGGAACGGTTACGGCGGCAGTGGTTAGCTGCTCTCACCAAGAGACAGGAATACCTTGATCAGCACCTACAGAGCCTGGTTATCAAAGCAG aaaaaacagaagatgacATGGAGAGGGAGGCGCAGCTCCTTGAATGGCGTTTGACTCTAACTGAGGAGAGAAATGCTGTAATGGTGCCCTCTGCTGGCAGCGGCATTCCTGGAGCACCTGCTGAATG GGTTCCTCTGCCTGGCATGGAGACTCATATCCCGGTCCTCTTCCTCAATCTCAAAC CTGATGACCTCAGCTCTCAAGACCAGTTTGAAGTTCCAGAGGCTGGAGGTTGGGATGCTATCTTGAATGGAGAGGATGAGGATGACTTTTTTGATCTACAGATTGTCAGACACTACGATGGAGAG GTTAAAGCAGAGGCATCATGGGACTCCACTGTCCATGAGTGTCCTCAGCTCAGTCGAGGGGGATCATATCCTGAGCAGCGTGTCTATCTGACCGTACGGGTGGTGGTCCAGCTCAGTCACCCTGCTGACATGCAGCTGGTGCTGAGAAAAAGGATCTGCGTCAATGTTAACCCGGGCCGCCAGGGATTTGCCCACAACTTCCTCAGAAGGATGTCAACCCGCAGCACCGTACCTGGCTGTGGGGTCACCTTTGAGGTGGTTTCCAACATCCCTGGG GATGCTCCTGGTTCAGAGGACAGGGAGATGCTGGCCCGACTCGCTGCAAGCGCACACAACAGCCAGTCCGGTGATGACGAGGCTGCCATTGAGAAATACCTCCGGAGTGTCCTGAGTCTGGAGAACATTCTGACACTGGATAGACTCAGACAG GAAGTGGCCGTGAAGGAGCAGTTGACTAGCAGAGGGAAGAGTAACAGACGGAGCATAAGCTCTCCTTCTGTTAACAGG CTGTCTGGAAGTAGACAAGACCTGTCCACAACCTGCCTGCTGGATGATAAG GGTCGATGGGAGAGTCAGCAGGATATCTTCATGCCCTCTCAGTTTCCTCGCACCCTGCCCCGCCCAGCCTCCTCCCCTTCCACCTACTCCACCTCCCCGTCTTCATCACCTACTCCCTTCGGCACTCCTCCTCCACAGAACCAGGAACCAGAGCAAG GTCGTTCAGGACTTGCTGCCTCTTATCTTTCAGTTAAGGCGCTGGTTCCCCAGATGCCCAAACTGCTCAAGTCTCTGTTTCCAGTGCGAGATGAGAAGAAGGAGCTGAGACCTTCGCCGCAAAACCAGCAG CACGTGCCTCGTATAGTGACCTCATCAGGAGGGGACGACAACAAAGGCAAGACCGAGACG ACTGCTATTCTACGGCCCCCAGCCAAAGACAGACGGGCAGAGCTCCCAGAAGTCTCTCCTCTTCCTGTGCATGACCCGCATGACACCACTCCTCTCAGCCCCCTCAGCCAGTCGTCAAGCGGCTACTTCTCTGCTAGTGTTTCTACAGCTACCCTGTGTGACGTTCTCCaaccctcctcctcatcctcctccctcCTGGCTGCCGAGACCACGTTACCCACAAACCCCCAGCAGCAGGGCGCTGACAGGAACGATATTGTGACCTCTCCTTCTCAGTTTGGTGCCAAGGTGTCAGTCGTCGCTTCACCTGCTTCCCACAACTCAGCCAATCACAATAGCATCACATCCGACATCTCCTCTGAACAGAAGCTGATAAACTCCAGAGGAAGTGAAGGCTTTGAGAGACTAGAGATCTTTGTGGATGATGATGAGCGAGGTCGTGAAGACGTGCTGCCTGATTGGCTGACAGAAGGAGCATATGTTACAGTAGGGAACAATAAGGCGGGGACGGTGCGCTACATTGGGGTGACACAGTTTGCTGAAGGAGTTTGGGTGGGGGTGGAGCTGGACACTCCTGTAG GTAAGAACGACGGCTCCGTCGGAGGTCAGCGGTATTTCCACTGTAAGCCGGGTTACGGGGTGCTGGTCCGCCCAAACCGGCTGTCCTCCCGCGAGCGGACCCATCGGCAGACAGGGGAGTTTACCCCTTCTGCCCACGTCCCCATCCTGCGAGGAGAAGCCATTGTTGCACGCCGAGGGGAGAATCGCAAATCCTGGAGCAGCTGA